ATGAAAGTAACTTGTACTGTAAACTAATTCTTAtttgataataataaatactgAACACTGTTATATTTAAAGTCCGGCTTCAATTTCAAAACTGCAAGGATTGCTTGTGCTTATTTGAGGCTTTTGAACATATAAACTAGGACTCGTCTGAGCAGTTAATCTGAGTGTTACCTCCTCTGTCTGCACAGCCTGTTCTGTGTGCAGCCACTTGATAAACCTCTCGGAAATGTAATTAAATCAGCCATTTTATAAATTGAGGTTATTTTTAGCATGTATTATGTAATAACGTGTTCAACTGGGTTTCACGGTAAGACAATTGCTATTATTACTATACACTAACAAAATTGCAACACATTTCAAACCCAAACATAACACACAATGTATCAttgaccagtggttcccaaactttttcatgTCAAGGACTGCTAAACTGGCACAAATTAGACCGTGGACACCCccccatctgataggattttgctcttagatgttttattatagaAAGTGTATGAAATCAATGACCAAAATTGTCATACTTTCTGCCATTGTGTTACTTAAGGAtagaattatagtgaaaataaattatttttgttgtggAGCCCCTGGGGATCCTCTGACCCCACTTTGAAACCACTGCCATTGGTACAATATAATGTATGCAATAACCACTTGTGACAGCAGGTGACAGTAGCGTCGTAGAGTGCCACGTAATAAACAGGAGAGGGACGTCGAGGAAgagaagacgaagaagaagaaggcgaCCATATTGATTTAAagcaaaaagaaacacaatagAAGCGATTTATTTCAAGTAAAAATCAGTTATTAAAGCGAATTGTAAAGGAAGCAGTTCATCAATCGCACACTGAGTATCCCTTGTAAAATATCAAAGAAACTAAGGTAGGTTTGCGTGACACTGAACCGTCTAATTTCCGTAAAAAACATCCGAGTTGTTGTGAGCTGGTTAGcaaatagctaacgttagcgagtGCTAAATTAGCCCTGCGGCTAACGAGCGTGCTAATTATGCCAGTTAACGATAATATTACAAAGAACGCAACTTTAACGACATGTAATGCCAAAAGTTGCTAAACTTTACACACATATTGTCATATTTCTTAGTTAAAAGCCTATAAAAAGTCCGCAAGTGTTGACACGGCGTATCGGTTGGATAGCTTAGAGCTAACACTGGCTTAGCAACGTTAGCCCAGCGGTGCTACTGTTGATTCAGCTGAGACGCAGCATTAAGGTAACGTTAAGTTACTGATTTATAAAGGCAGAACCGACACAGCCACACAGACATAATGCGTACTTTAACGTTAATACATGTTAAGTGTTTTGCAGAAAAGGTTtggaaatttgaaaaaaataacgaCGTTTATTTGAGTCGAAACACGAACAGTTGAGCTACTAACGTTAGCCCAAAGGAAATTCACAGTTAGCATGGCCAGAGCATCAGCAGCTTGGACCAACTTGCAGTTTTTGACAATcgatatatatactgtaattattaaatgtatttctgtcaGACCTGGAGTCTTCACTGTAACGTCAGTCTTAAATCCGGACAGTTTGGTCTTTACTAATCGGCCTCAGACGATTTCCACCTGGCAAGTTCACCTGTGCAATCTTAACCCAAACCATTTAGCGAATTAGCTGTTAAACCCTTTCACTGTTGTGAGGTCTAGCGAGGtttgttatttaaaatgcaACCAACTATGTTTAATGTTGCTCAATGCCAATACTTGtttagtctgtaaaatgtcagcaaTGACAAGAACCCATTACAAGTTACCAGAAACAAAAAGTGATGTATTGAAATGAAATCGCTTTTGTCACTGGTTCCCAACCTTGTGGTCAAAATTCCCAAAAGGAAGATAACATTTGCTTGACTATTAGCAGTATAATAGCTGCAtagtttgctttttgttttatctttatAGGCCTATAAAATAGTTAAGAGTAAACAAGCTTAGAAAGGAGCGCCTCATTGGCCAACAGTTTACAACTTAGATATATTCAACGTGTAATGGTAAGTcacatttcttatttttttaagggTCATGTGCTGAAAAGGTTTGGAACCACTGGCTTATGTATAGAGCTAAACTTATGAGGTGATTAACATATAATTAATTGATAACTATTATCATAATGGAGTAGTCATACTAGTCTGTCTTGAGAAAAAAATCCCCCAGTTCCAGCTTCTTGGTTGTAaggatttgctgtttttatttgtcGTTTGTGATCTTAAACCGAATTGGGTTAGCTGTCACTGTTGGACAGGGCTTTAGGAAATTAATTTTACAAATTTCTGACATTTCTATAGACCAGATGGATAATAAATGGTAAAcggcagattaattgataatgaaaatggtTAGTTTGAGCCCTACTTTTAGTCTGATTTACTCAACTCCAAGATCTTAGAATTAGATTCATGATATAAATCTGAGAAAACCATATACATCTTTGTATTTGATTTGATGTGTTCCAGATTGGAGTCAGTTTTCTGTTGGTTACCTAGGTGATTAATCAACTGCTCACGGTTTGTTCTAAAACCTTTTGGTTGGGCTTTTTTTTATAGGTTACAAGTTTGAGTTGTTGGCTGACTTTGAGGAGGCAGCGGGTTGATCACGGCCACACTCGCACACCGACCTAAAGACCTGTGgtgtccagagagagagagggtcgAACAcctggaggagaaagaaaaagaaacacacagagactcaaAAGGGGTGGAAAGCTTTTGGGCTTTGGACTAGAAAACCCCTTGTATTTGTGAATTCAATTTTTTCACACAGTGGAGTGACATATATCCACACAGTGGAAATAAACGGAGAGCATTACAGACTATGATTTTGGGGAAACACTTGTACAAAGTTGGACATCCTTTTTTTCAAGGACAGGGATATTGAGCAACTCTATGGACTCAAAGTGGAAAGAGGAAATATTGTTCAATTTACAAACAGAAGTTCAAGCATTGAACTAAGATTATATTGAAGAGGCTGTTCCCCAAGTTCAGATTGCCTTAGTTGTTCTATTTCAGGACTTGAACCGCTTTGATACTTGTTCACATATAATTTTTCTATATTGTGGGCAAGTATATTCATGCATATGAATGCAAATTTCTCTTCATTTTGAAGAGCTCTTGTGtaaaaacgtgttttttttttttttgttcttgtacGTCAGTCACTCTGTTGTTGAAGGGGACCGAACTGCACGTAcatgtgtatatgtaaataCTATGAATTGACTTCTGTTGTAAAAGCTTTGGACTTAAAAAGAATAGAAAATATTGTTTGTTAATGCTTTATTaaacttttttacttttgaagagaatttttaaaaagagaaacctAAGAGGCAAAAATCTAATactctgaagaagaagaaaaacaagagagaggaaaaatggCAACGGCCAGAACAGAAAACATTGGCCCAGTTGTCATGGGACTGAACAAGCAGAATGGGCAACTCCGAGGACAGACTAAACCAGCGTCTGTCCAGCCAGCACCCACAACTCAAGGAAAGACTTTGGGTGCACCCCAGATAGCAGGCGGTGCCGCTCAGGACGGAGGAGGCATCAAGTTTGGAGATGACTGGAAAAAGAGCCTAAAGCTCCCTCCCAAAGACAACAGGGTCAAAACTTCAGTGAGTCAAACTTGATAACTGTTTGTTTTATCTTACTGTAAGTTAAAAGTAGTTTTCTACTGTATTCCTAACCATTCTGTATCTACTGTAGGATGTGACGTCCACCAAGGGGAATGAATTTGAAGATTACTGTCTCAAGAGAGAACTCCTGATGGGCATCTTTGAGATGGGTTGGGAGAAACCTTCCCCTATCCaggtatgttttgtttgtttttttgtcaaattgtaTTTGCTAACCAGATGAACCTAATTATGTCATCATCATGCCTTTGTATAcgtctttttatatttaaatggaAGATTGTCCTTTTGTTGAATCAAACCAGGGAtgttgcagagagagagagagagagagagagagagagagctcagctcagctcagcGTTATGATTTAAGTATGATACTACAGTACAGTCATAGAATGAGACTAAAGATAATATTTTTCTTTCCTTGCAGGAGGAGAGCATTCCCATCGCCCTGTCTGGACGGGATATTCTGGCTCGTGCTAAGAATGGAACAGGGAAAAGTGGAGCCTATCTCATTCCACTGCTGGAGAGAATAGACCTGAAAAAGGACCACATACAGGGTGAGACGCTGCCTGTATTTTTCTACAGTAATCCTCATCCTCCATCCTTTACCATCAACCTCACTTTGGTTCCTTTGGTCATCATGCTCATTGTTCTTCTCTCATAcgtcctctcttgtctcctcatCCCTTACTACCTTATCTACACCCTCAGTGTCCCTCCTAATAAGGTCTTATAGTCTGTAAGCTGTTTTGTCATGTTGGTTTTACACTTTACATTTGCTTCTGTAACGTGTACATTTGTATGCCCTAGCACTTGTCATGGTGCCCACCCGTGAGCTGGCACTGCAGGTAAGCCAGATCTCCATCCAGATCAGCAAACACCTGGGGGGAGTCAAAGTCATGGCCACCACCGGGGGCACCAACCTGCGAGATGACATCATGCGTTTGGATGAGACTGGTAAGAAGCCACAGTGTATCTCACTGACCCACTTCATGGCATTCATCATGGCAAATATCACAAATGAGTAAATCTGCATGTTGGCTTATAGAGTtctgattctttttttaaagtgtacaATTTGCACTTTAACAAGGTTAATAGTACAAATAATagacaaatataaaaaataaataataataagcatATTTCAATGTTGTTTAACCTAATCTTTCCCGATGTTTTCCACATCAGTGCATGTGGTCATCGCCACGCCTGGTAGGATCCTGGACTTGATAAAGAAGGGAGTGGCAAAAGTGGATAGAGTCCAGATGATGGTGATGGATGAGgtaaacatgaataaaaatcaacaaaactACTAAAATCTGCTCATAATAATCAGTAGTATATATTGTCAAGGCATCTCttttaaatcagatttttttaacaAGTCTGTCATTTCATGTTCATCAAAATCAATTTCTTTTCAGACCCGAGCATTGCCTGCTACATGTTAAATTGTCTGTTTCCTCTCAGGCGGATAAGCTGCTGTCTCAGGATTTTGTGGTGCTCATCGAGGATATCATCAGCTTCCTGGCCAAGAACAGGCAGATCCTGCTCTACTCTGCAACCTTCCCAATCAGCGTGCAGAAGTTCATGGTGAGTAGTCGGCTAATTGCTGCACCACTCAGCCAGCCCGATGGCTCTGCGCCACTTGGCACCACTTGGCTCACACTGCAGACCAAGCTGTTCTCACACTGTGCCCagatctgtgtttgtgtttgtctgttgtatACTTTTCCAGGGCTGCTTTCGTCTAAAGCAATTCAGCCAGCAGTCGCTGGATTTGATTGTTTAGCTTCTGTAAAAGTCTTCTACAATGTCCTTTTGGAATGCAGTCATGCAAACTACATACTATGTAAATACTTCTGATTTCAGTTAAGTAAAGCTAATAAACCCCTACAGTGCAAAACAAACTgaccaaacaaaaacacattttattactTTAGGGCAGTCCTTCATGCTTGTACATTTGTAATAATTCTGCCGTCTTCTTGCTGTCTGAGTTTTTAAATGCACACTCTAATCTATTCATTCTCCCATGTGTCCTTGCTGTAGGCCAAGCACCTTCAGAAACCCTATGAGATAAACCTGATGGAGGAGCTGACTCTGAAGGGCATAACTCAATACTACGCCTACGTCACAGAGAGGCAAAAAGTCCACTGCCTCAACACACTGTTCTCCAGGGTAACTGACTAACTCTATATTCACCGtccatgcttttttttaacctggcagACTTGCAGTCACAAATGCACTTCTTCTCATATTGCAGTGGTGCAAACACAAATGAGTGGCAGTACAGTAGTGCATTTTTAGTTGTTGAAAGTCTAGTCTACTTATTTATGGTTGCATCCCAGGGGGTGGGATTTAACATCTCTAACAACCTGTTCTAATTCCTCTTTCAACATTAAATTGGCCAATTTAGCATCAAATCACAGGTCACAATGTTGATATAGTGATCCATAAcattctttttgtctctctctctctgtcacagctTCAAATCAACCAGTCGATTATCTTCTGTAACTCCACTCAGAGGGTGGAGCTCTTGGCCAAGAAGATCACTCAGCTGGGCTACTCTTGCTTCTACATCCATGCTAAAATGATGCAGGTAAGGACAAGAAACAACTGAGCGAAATGTTGCCTCTATGcccttttttctattttcagaTGGCCACTGTTTTGTTACGTGATTATTTCAAATATGATTTGAGCGAAAGTATTTATCGCCAAagggtttttatttgttttcaggAATACAGAAACAGAGTGTTCCACGACTTCAGAAATGGACTGTGCAGAAACCTGGTCTGCACTGGTGAGTTTCTGTTGTATACTTGCACATTTCAAAACTCAGAATGTAAAGTTACCCAGTGGCTATCAGAGATTTAATCTAATGTTCTattgtgtccccccccccctccaataGATCTCTTCACCAGGGGTATTGACATCCAGGCTGTCAATGTAGTCATCAACTTCGACTTCCCCAAAAATGCTGAGACTTACCTCCATCGTATTGGCAGATCAGGTATGTTGTTGACCCCTCAATAATGTGCACTGCTTCATTATATTAAAGCTTCACTGTCTCATTTGTGGAAACTGGTTTTATTATATTTAGACAACAAATGCAAAGAAAACTCATGCTTcacataaaagtaaaaatgcATAAAGAATCGGTAGCTTCTTTTTGATTTAATACAAGTTGTTCAAATCGATGCATAAAGCAACGTGTGTACTAGTTCTTCCTGTGGGATGATGACATAAATACAGCTCCAACTGCTCTGTTTGCTCTTCACAGTGGTAATCCCTGGGCGCAGGATCTGAATTGGCTTTCATTCTACGATAAATTAGGACAAACCCTTACAGTAAAGCCTGTCTTGGTTAGGAATAGATAAAATAAATGACTGTTGGAGAAAGTGAATTTTTATATTTGACGTATTCTCTTGCTCTTCTCTCATTCAGGGAGGTTTGGTCACCTTGGCTTGGCCATCAACCTGATCACGTCGGAGGACCGCTTCAACCTGAAGGCCATCGAAGACCAGCTGGTGACTGACATCAAGCCCATTCCCAGCAGCATCGACAAGAGCCTCTACGTGGCTGAGTTCCACGCGTCCGGCGCTGACTGTGATGTGGAGGAGATTGAGGAGAAACCAGCACGCCAACAGGACAGCACCTAAAACAGGTGAGATGCTTTGAGATCATTGTTAGACTTTAACTGCATTAAAGATGTAAGACCCGTCTTCCTAACCTGAGTTTCTTCTCCCCTCCAGGACATACCGGGCTTTTGCACAGACATCAGCGCTTGCACACAGGCTTCAGGCAACTCTTCAGTTTTACATTTCTCACTTGTTTTCAGAGCCTGTCGAATGGatgtaaaggctgttttattttttatttttaagcattTCCCTACCTGTTTCTCAAAGAAAGCTGCctcattctttttattaattGAGAAACTATATTGTTTTGCACCAAACTCAGAATGGACCATGCATCCTGCGTATATGAGCTAAGCGTGTTTTTCGTAGGATTTATCTTGGTTAGACAGCACTTGCTGTTGAAACAGACCGCAGAGCAAATGTGTATCAAAGCTGTTTGAACCTGTCGTTCTTGGAAAAAGTTTTCATTATCAGCAGCGAGATTGGTCTCTTGCTAATGTTACAGTGGTGCACTTACACCAGCCATCGCTTTGTCCACTTACACTGTTGTTGTCACTAAGTGCCTTACTTACTGCCATGTGCACTCATCCATTCATAGCCTGCTGTCTTCTGTCATGCAGCAGAGTACGAGCACAAATATGGTGAATTTAATAGTAACCCTAGTTTATTTAAACATCCGTTATGCAAGGGAAAAAGACAACAATCGCACACCCTCTCCTGTTGAGAGATGTGTTGAAACACGGCTCAAACTCCTAAAAAACCATCCTGAATGTGAACGTTTATTTTTAATGTGAacattgcaataaaaaaaaaagggcagcTTTATTTAAATACTGCGCGACTGTTTCTCCCTTTTACTATGAATAATATATGAGCAGAGTTAATACGATAAGACGGCTAAAGACACAAGCCCCCATACTGATTCATGGATGTTAGCCTGCAACCACACAAACGGCACGGGAGATGAATAGCAGCCTCATGCTTTTACATTGTGGTCGTTGCTGGTGAGTTTGCCCGCAGATCGCTTTAGTTTGGAAGTtcttttacattaaaataatcaattGGGCTGGTGAATACTCTAAACCCATCGGCCACTGAAGCTGGTAGATGAAAAAGAAGTTTCCACTCCTGCATGCTGCGACAGCGAAGGACTAATGCATCAGAGGCTGGTTCAGAACCGTTTTGATAGTAACATTTGCCATTACCAAGCTGATACACAATTAAGTATCAACAGGTCCAAGGGATACATTGTTTTTGTAGAAGTTGGTGCAAAACTATAGTTTGAAATCCCTGCTGttttcctccccccccctctaGTTATATTGTGTGGAATTAGTTACAGGAGCAAATCCAAGGTaaaacccttcttttttttctttttttaaacccccAAACGTGACAAAATGGAAGTTGGTGAATGAACTAGTTGCCAATGTAGTTATTCTCTAGCCCAGTGGTTGAATGCTAAGCTCTTGAGCATACTTGATTGAGTATTGCTGCTGTTGCATTAGAAACTCCTCTTCAGGCTTTGCTTTTATGAAATGATGTACTGGATATGAAATGGTGTCATAGACTACAAGGTGGTGAAACCTGCTCGGTCTGTAGAGGAGACCTCTAATTGAACCACGACTAAAATTAGAAAAGTTTTCTTTCTGCAGCAGCAaagatctcttttttttttctcccccttttCTTCCCCCAGCACAGCTGtgttttataataacaatgggAGGGGTGGGCTCTGTGTTTTGAAAGCAAAATTGTAGCATCTCTGAACAGGCAGCTGTgacttctttgtttttgtcctcCCCTTTACAGAGCATCACTtgtgattagaaaaaaagacataaaaaagaaagtatttttgcttttaagatttatttttgaTGTTGCTTAAAGCAGTTTGAAGAGGGGAGGGACGGGACTGTGAGGCTTTAGCACTAGGTAACGTGAAGGTTTTTTGGGTGGGTTTGCAGAAACcaaggtgtttgtttttttgttttttttggggggggtttggGTTTAAAGATGCTCTTTGGGCATCTTGGATCTTTCCTTCTCTGGTACTTAAAGCAAAGACAAAAGCTTTGATTTAAAGTTGTTTTCCCTCAAAAGTACACAAtacttgttttctttgtgttttaagtACCAGAGAGAGTGTTGAGTTATACGGGAAAGAGTTTTCTGGAAATCGTTAAAGCACTGATCCTCTTGAACcagtgtgagtatgtgtgacGATGATCAAAGTGCTTTGATTTGTTTTCAGCAACTCTGTAAATTTTCCACGAGGGCAATCTATATACGAGGTGTTATGAATCATTTTGAGgaaattgtaaatgattcattgTTTACACTAGTCGTTTacaattacaaaaaagaaaatactttgcTTCATGAGCGGAGGACAgcggttgacatttttgttctCTTGAAATTGATTTTCAGGATTTACATTGAAGCAAAAccaaaagagtgtgtgtgtgtgtgtgtggtgggtttGCATAAGCGAGAGAGTGTGAGCTGTATGTTTGAAGCTGTGACAGGCTGAGTTTAGTTACAAAtcattacatttacatgcagCTTCAACTGAACCAGAACATTGGATAGGTTTGGAGAAATGGAGCCAACTAGTTAGTCGTGCGGATGTGAATAATTTGGAATAAGAATAAAACTGCCGTTAACGGTGAGGCTGCATGTAAGCGTAATTgatgtcctttttttctgttttcatgtGCAGACTCGTcgtcttgtgtttttgttggcggTCTACGATGTCTTATATCAGTATGGCTGTTTACATTTGTCAGggatgtgttttttgtttttcctttaccATCTCCATCGTCAAGTTTGTGGACATAAATCTAATTTCTTATGACAAATTTCCACTTTGCTGTTCTTTATCTATGTTTTATGTCCCTGATCACGTCCCTGACAGTCATTCCATGAGCTCTTTTGTGACCCAAATAACAGCAAAGCTTATGCATTTATAGCTGAATCTATCAAGGTAGGGATGTTTTTTGAAAGatgtaacattaaaaaaaaaaaaaagccacttgGCTATTGTCAAATATTCGATGTCATCCCAGACTTTTGCCTGGAATTGGCGCCCAAATCTCTAAACCCCTTAAAGGAAAAACTAGCCTTTATTACAACTTCATTCAACTTTTTGTAGCTCCAGCCATATGTTCTATTTGTTATGACAACCGTTTTATCATACACAATCCAACTGATGACTGGAGCAATGCAAATTAAGACCCaagttgaaataaaatgtagtgaAGTTGTGCATCAGTGGCCACAAAGGAGGTTATGATGAATGCCGTTGTGAATGTTGAGTGATTCTGTTGATTTTGTCATCTGGTGTTAAGacgtctttgtctgtgtgtgtgcactctggCCTGTGGAGTCAGGAGTGCTGACGGGGGGGGATAATTGTcaaaatttgtttaaaaagggTAACTGttacaaaaatgaaaaggtGGGGATTTGGGTAAAAAAAGTTTTGGCAGTTTTGGGATTCTTTATAATCTAAATTggtggaaataaaaacaaaaagtaatctTGACTTAAACCTAGTATGAATGGCTGAGCTGCCCCTAATATCTATACTGTGCATAGCTCAATTTAATTGGATCTCTTAATGTGCTGCACTAATGTAGACTCACCCACGCTTCAGGCCATTTCAGCCAAATGTAATGAACTCAGCAGAATTGTTGTAGTAAGCTGAGGGTTAAGTCACAGTAGTATTTCCCCTGCAACATAGACTGAAAACAGTGGTGTTAAGACTCTAAATTGGCTTTCAAATTGTTTTATGTTTCAATGTAGCTGAGGATTTTCTCTACAACATGAATAAGGAGGAGTGGTAATACATTGATTCTAAATTGGCTCGCAAAAATGTTGGTTCAGTCGATGACTCATTCTTAAAAATTGTTTTCTTTATAAaacaaattgtttttatttgagttGTTCAGTCTTCTCTGTACTTATTGGTACCTTGGTGGCCCTGCTTCTCCTAAAACAATTATCAGCACCATGTTCAAGTGAGTAACATCATTTTGGACTTGAATTGTATTAACTTAAAACCAGACTCCATGTTTATTTATCCCATTATTTCCTTTTCATACCATTAGAATAAAACTCGGGTGgtaccaggaaaaaaaaatgtaatttttgcattgtttgttttcattcctTACCAAATGCATCGAAGACGCACTAGGTATTTCAACGAGTGCTGATCACTCTGTCCTCTACTGTTGTAATGTGGAAATACATGCAGGGGTAATAAAATTCGATGAATTGAACTGAAATTTACGCTGCCAGGTGTTCTGTTTTATTACATTGTCATATTTAATTACATGATGTGGTCTCTTAGGCGTGACATGTTACAATActagttattatatatataattataataattgtgTAAATGGTTTACCATGTAAGCTTTAAAGGACCATAACCAGTGTTTTCAGGTGCAAATCAGGCCCCAAAAGCCCCAGATTTACTGTGTGTCAGTTGGCTTTTGGTAATTTGACAAATTGCATTACAGTTTAGGAATTTTCAACAACTTCTACAGTAGCACTGAACTTACTTTTTTAGCCATTTGTTTGGAACGGATGAGCTTACAGGTTGAatacatttaatgtattttcactttggaattaaaaaaagCTTCTGCCAAATGACTGCAATATCAATTTGGTCCTGCATTATTATGTAGCCTAACCTTGTGGCTTTGTTTAAATGGACTCTGTGACAAAATCTAATCTGAAAACCTTACATGTTTTACTttgaataaacataaaatactttTGGAACATCCATTACAAATGCACAATATACATTACTAATTAGCACTCGCCTGTTAATGGCTTTCCACTCCTAATAATACGTTCACCTTTGTACACAGGTGTGCACGCTACTCTCTCATTAGGCTGTTCAGTGGAAACAGTGGGGCccctgaaagctgctgctgtggtgtGGCTGGATAAATAAAGAGGCGCTATTGTGTGTCAACGTTGTTAACGTTATGACTTTGCAATGTATACAGACCGTCAGGGTGCCATTTGACCTTGAAGGAATTCCTTCATAACATTTTACTACACCCGCTCTACTGCCTGCATTTCTCCGCCAATCGTTAACCCCAGAATTAATCATCCCGCCCCTCTGCAACTGACTGCACTTCGATTAGCCAATAGCGTAAGAGTAGGCGCGTGACGTAATCGACTTAAAAACACGCCTTCGACGCTTCtgacacatacaaaaaataaataataatcttcCGACACTGTTTGCCTGGCAGGTGTTTCAGCCAATCATTCGTCAGGATCATGGTCCGTCATGCAATTGTAACGTGTCTTGAGAAAATAGGCGGGACCCTAGCGTTAcccacttcttcttctttggtgcTACCGGACTCAACTTCCGGCTGCATCGTCCTCTGGAAATCACAACGTGAGTAGTTATCGTTAGCTATGTGTTTTGTATAACAAGAGGTTTAACTGGGGCCATATTAACTTattagctgtttttttctgcagttgAAATCTCACAAAGTGATCTTTGTTTTCCTTCACCGGCAGCAACCGTTTGTTTTAAGGCTGTCAGCTGCTGGCtggaagctagctagcttagctaacTTTTCTATACTGGCTTGTAGGTGAGGCAGGTTTCATTCAAACCATTAGCTACATCTAATAATGACAGCAGTTAGCGATCACTATTTTCTTACTTATCTTCATCACATAACGTTATTGTTACTTATTATAAGCCGGTCTTTCatacctgctgctgctcttccttTGTATGAATGAACATGATCTGTGTGAAAGGTTAAAGGGGCCCTCCACCGATTGAACACATGAAGATACGTTTACTCATTATGGGAACTATTACTTAGCCTGAGGCCTGTAGTACAGGTTTGCCTTCTTTTGCTCAGAGAGAAACGTGCTAACTTCTGGGAAATTAACCCTGAGGATGTCATCAGGGTGTGTTGTGTCCTTGTTCTATGAGTTAATTTAATTACCAGTTTCTGACTTGCAAATTGAGTTCACGTCAACATCAGATGTTTCTGAAAGCTTGGATATATcggactagggctgtcaaaattggcCAAAAATGCATGCTTCTGTGCATCAGTGATAAAATATTTAGCATTACAAACTGTACATGTTGAGTTTGAAATATGTGGGCATTAACCAGGCGTGGAAGGTCTAATGAAGCTAGTGGTAAGCATTATGTAAAATATAGCATCCAAAATacttgtattatttattatacgtCTTGATGTGGTTATGGTCAAGAGGTAGTTTTAGCCTCTGCTTCTCCCattcttttctttaaatatgTCGGTTGTATTTCCAAATGTTACAACTTTACATGTTAAATTGCTCTACACTATTGGATTATCTGGCCTGCCTGCATCAGTTACACTACATCGATCAGGTTATTTAttgtcttaaaggtcccatgacatggtgctctttggatattttatataggccttagtggggGGGGtcggca
Above is a window of Sander vitreus isolate 19-12246 chromosome 14, sanVit1, whole genome shotgun sequence DNA encoding:
- the LOC144528402 gene encoding putative ATP-dependent RNA helicase ddx6, yielding MATARTENIGPVVMGLNKQNGQLRGQTKPASVQPAPTTQGKTLGAPQIAGGAAQDGGGIKFGDDWKKSLKLPPKDNRVKTSDVTSTKGNEFEDYCLKRELLMGIFEMGWEKPSPIQEESIPIALSGRDILARAKNGTGKSGAYLIPLLERIDLKKDHIQALVMVPTRELALQVSQISIQISKHLGGVKVMATTGGTNLRDDIMRLDETVHVVIATPGRILDLIKKGVAKVDRVQMMVMDEADKLLSQDFVVLIEDIISFLAKNRQILLYSATFPISVQKFMAKHLQKPYEINLMEELTLKGITQYYAYVTERQKVHCLNTLFSRLQINQSIIFCNSTQRVELLAKKITQLGYSCFYIHAKMMQEYRNRVFHDFRNGLCRNLVCTDLFTRGIDIQAVNVVINFDFPKNAETYLHRIGRSGRFGHLGLAINLITSEDRFNLKAIEDQLVTDIKPIPSSIDKSLYVAEFHASGADCDVEEIEEKPARQQDST